AATTCTTTGTCTACATATTGAGATTTATATTTTTCATACCGAGATATAATTTCAATATTATTCATATTTTTTTCATAACCCTCTTTAGGGATAGAGACTTTAACTTTATCTCCAACATTTATATTGAAGGCAGGTTTAAGTTCTCCATCTTCTTTATTCATACTTCCTTTTTTGTTTATTTCAGGAACATATAATATTGCTAAAGGCTTATCATTCATTTCACTTAAATCAATCTTACTTTCGCCTAATTTTTTATTCAACCGTTCTATATCATCATTTGATAAACTCATTAAGGTATTTCTCATTATTTTTTCTTTCTTGTCATCACTTTCAAATGAGAAATTATCTCCATGTTTAACTAGCTCATTTCGATATTTATAATCTCCGTCAGTCATATACTTTATATAACTCTGTCCATATTCTCCGTTCATATACTTTTTATCAATTTTAATCCTAGAATAAAGTAGTTGACTAGAATATATATTTTTTACTTGAGGAAGTTTTTTAATATCATTTATCTGTTCTTTAGTATAACCTTTTTTGATAGCAACTTTGTCATCTATATCTAGTCTTAAATCATAAATAGCATGTAGTTTATTTACGTAAATTCCTTCCCTTCTAATTAATTCATTTTGAAATGACTGTGCAATAAATAATATACATCCTATTGACATAGATACTATTGTAAATAGGATCATCTTTTTATTTCTCTTCAAATTTTTACATGATATCTTTCCTGTTATTGACAGTGACCTTTGTATAATCCCCTTTTTTTCATTAAAAATTATATTTTTATCTTGAGTACTTTTATTTATAGCATCTATAGGAGATACTTTAATAGTTAATAATACAGCTCTTATACCTGCCAATAAGATGGAACTAAAAGATACTATCATTGATAATTTAATAGCAAATGTAGAAATAACTACGATATCTATTTTAGTATTTGCTTCTGTAAATAAATTGGTGGTGATTCCTTTAAATAACTGTACAGAAGTAACTCCCATTAATATTCCTATTAATACACCTATAGCATATATAATTCCTATCTCTGATAACATTACATATATTATCTGTTTAGAAGTTGAGCCTATTGCTCTCATGATTCCATACTCTTTCACTCGTTTTAATACTGAAATACTATATATACTGTATATTACCATTCCACCTACAGCCATTAACATCAGTGACATCTTAATTAGATCCCATTCAAGAGCTCCATATTGTCCCATAGCATCCAGTAACATAGGATTTATTCTTATATTCCTTTTCTCCTTTACTCCTATTTCTTTTGATAAATCATTTATTTCTTTCTTAAGTTTTAATCCTTCCTTAAATTCAACGAATGAATATATATAATCATCATTACCAGATAAATTTTCTTTATTAAAAGCTACGTATGCTCCTGTTTCTCCTCTAGATTTTGTTGCTGGTATATCTTTAACTATACCTACTAGTTTAAATTCTTTTTCTCCGCCTTTTTCTAATGGTATTTTTATAGCTTCACCAACTTTTATCTTAAGCTCCATTCTATCTAAAACCCAATTTTCTATTGCAATTTCATTAGATTCTGTAGGAAATTTCCCCTCTTCCATTTTTGTATTATTCATGTACAGCATATTCTCGTCTACTGAAGATATGTATATTGGTATTCTATCTTCATAGTTCCATATAGCATAGCCAGCCATGTTTGACACAAC
Above is a genomic segment from Gottschalkia purinilytica containing:
- a CDS encoding ABC transporter permease, with product MYYIRMALKYILKYPKRAAAMIISIALSTFLMVTIGSLAESSINTEINDIKKSTGAQHVRYDRLNMNQVNQIKKNKNIKVVSNMAGYAIWNYEDRIPIYISSVDENMLYMNNTKMEEGKFPTESNEIAIENWVLDRMELKIKVGEAIKIPLEKGGEKEFKLVGIVKDIPATKSRGETGAYVAFNKENLSGNDDYIYSFVEFKEGLKLKKEINDLSKEIGVKEKRNIRINPMLLDAMGQYGALEWDLIKMSLMLMAVGGMVIYSIYSISVLKRVKEYGIMRAIGSTSKQIIYVMLSEIGIIYAIGVLIGILMGVTSVQLFKGITTNLFTEANTKIDIVVISTFAIKLSMIVSFSSILLAGIRAVLLTIKVSPIDAINKSTQDKNIIFNEKKGIIQRSLSITGKISCKNLKRNKKMILFTIVSMSIGCILFIAQSFQNELIRREGIYVNKLHAIYDLRLDIDDKVAIKKGYTKEQINDIKKLPQVKNIYSSQLLYSRIKIDKKYMNGEYGQSYIKYMTDGDYKYRNELVKHGDNFSFESDDKKEKIMRNTLMSLSNDDIERLNKKLGESKIDLSEMNDKPLAILYVPEINKKGSMNKEDGELKPAFNINVGDKVKVSIPKEGYEKNMNNIEIISRYEKYKSQYVDKEFTVVGTVDYHGLPNNHRGTLSEGIHMFISENMFKELSGIDNYRVVKIDMKDNATKSEYETLRKKVQEMSKLFPMTHFEDHVEIRKESEKSNRQYNLLQNSIAIVLMLISGLSIFNNINYNLISRIREHGIMKAIGLTDRQFRKMIRFEGLMYGVISAFASCIIAFVIQVGVYLYYTQYMYKDIFILKRFFIEWDLYLVVVLINLSIGYIATLGPSRQVNKIETTEAIRSIE